ACAACCTTGAGCTCCCCTGGTCACCGGGGATGACGGTGCGCGACCTTCTGCGCCAGTGCCGCTTCACCTACTCCCTGATCACCGTCACGGTAAACGGACAGGTGATCCGCCGGGAAGAGTATGATACCTACCCGATCCCGCCGGGGGCGGAGGTGCGCGTCATCCACCTTATCGCCGGCGGATAAGACGGCTTCCCACGCCGGCCAGGCACCCACAGGCCTGGCCGGCGCATTTCCCCCCTCACCCCTGTCACAAACCGACCACGCCGCGGTGTTGAATAAGTGGAAACGAGGCGCGAGGATGATAACGTGAGCCTGGAGCCTTTGCCAGCGCCCGGCGCTCCCTGGGACGAGGACGTCTTCGAGGGGATTTTCCGGCGCTGTTTCGCCGAGATATACCGCTATGTATACCGCGTTGTGGGCTCCGGGCCGGCGGCAGAGGACCTGGCGCAGGAAACCTTCCTGCGGCTGTATCAACAGCGCTTCCCACCAGGACGTGAACACAACGTGCGCGCCTGGCTGTACCGCGTAGCCACCCATCTGGCCTTCAACTGGGTGCGGGAAGCCAACCGGCGCAAGCGCCGCGACCAGCGTTTCGTTGCCGAGCAGGCCGGCACCCGGTCCGAAATGGACCCGCAGGAGTATGTGGAGCGCCGCGCGGAGCAGGAGCTTGTCCGGAAAGCGCTTGTATGCCTGAAGCCGGCGCACGCACAGGCCCTGTTACTGCGCCACGCCGGCCTGAGCTATCGGGAGATCGCGGATGTGCTGGGCCTCGCGCCGGGTTCGGTGGGAACGACCCTGGCACGGGCGGCGGAGGCTTTCGAGAAGGCGTATGCACGACTTCGGATGCAGGAGGAAAGGAGAGAGGAGCATGAAGGAACGCGAGAGGCGTGAACCCCTGGATGAGCGGCGTATCATGGCGCGGCTGGACGTGCTGAACCCCCGGCCGGCCGAGGAACCGGATGTGTCGGGCGCATGGCAGGAGATGCGCCGCCGATTGACGAACGAGCCTGGGGGGAAATATAATTCGATCGTGAGGAGGTGGAGGGTGAACCGCGGTTTCACTCCATCGCGATGGTGGATGCCGGCGCTCGCCGGCGTCATGGTGATCGTCCTGCTGGGTGTGCTGTTCAGCTTCGCTTCCGTGCGCCAGGCGGCGGCCGACTTTCTGAACATCTTCCGGGTGCAGAAAATCACCGCCATCCCCATTTCGCCGGAGCAATGGACCGCCCAGGAGGGGAAGCTGGAGAACCTGGCGCAGATGATGGAGCAGGGCCTCCTGGGCGAACCGACTATCCTGCGCGAAGGGGGCGCCCCACAGCGGGTTGTCAATGCGGAGGAGGCATCCGACCTGGCCGGCTTCCGCGTGCTGGTGCCCAGCTATGTGCCCAACGGCTCGACCCTGAAGGAATTCAGCGTGTCGGTGGGGCCGGCCATCCGCTATGAGGTGGAGCGTGCCAAGGCCCAGAGCGCGCTGGAACTGCTGGGGGTCGCCGACGTTTCCCTGCCGGAGGTGGAGAAACTGGTTATCGAGGCGGATATCCCTGTCGTCGTTCTCCAGGAATACCGCCTGCCGGCGGAGGGCGGCACCGAAACGCGCTTCGCTGTCTACCAGGCCCGCAACCCCACCGCCACGGTGGAGCCGGCGGTGGACCTGACGGTATTCGGCGAGGCGGCCCTGCGAGCCCTGGGCGTGCCGGCCGAAGAGGCCCGCCGTCTGGCCGGCACTATTGACTGGACCAGCACTCTGGTCATCCCCGTGCCGACCAACCTGGCCGAATTCCGGGAGGTGTCAGTGAACGGTACCGCCGGCATCATGCTGACAGAGGCAGCACAGCAGGCCGGCGAACCCATGCGCTCCCTGCTGTGGCAAAAGGACAATGTGATGTACATGATAGCCGGCCGCTTGCGAGGGTCTGAGCTACTGCATATCGCCGAATCCCTTCGCTGAAGGCCCTTCGGTATGTGGGTCATTGAGACCATCTCTCTGCGTAAGGAATACGGGCGCACCGTGGCAGTGGCGGATCTGAATCTGCAGGTCCGCCAGGGCGAGGTGTTTGGCTTTCTGGGCGCCAACGGCGCCGGCAAGACCACCACTGTCAAAATGCTGTTGGGCCTGGTCCGGCCAAGCGCCGGCCAGGCCTTTGTCCTGGGCCGCCGGCCGGGAGACCCGACCGCCATGGCCCATATCGGCTTCCTGCCGGAACACTTCCGCTTCCACCCCTGGCTCACCGCCGCGGACTTCCTGGACTATCATGGGCGTTTGTACGGCATGCCGGCGGAAGAACGCCGCCGGCGCATCCCCGCACTGCTTGAGCGAGTGGGGCTGGCCGGCTGGGAGCGCACACGGCTGGCCAAATTCTCCAAAGGCATGCTCCAGCGCATCGGGTTGGCGCAGGCCCTGCT
This region of Anaerolineae bacterium genomic DNA includes:
- a CDS encoding sigma-70 family RNA polymerase sigma factor; this encodes MSLEPLPAPGAPWDEDVFEGIFRRCFAEIYRYVYRVVGSGPAAEDLAQETFLRLYQQRFPPGREHNVRAWLYRVATHLAFNWVREANRRKRRDQRFVAEQAGTRSEMDPQEYVERRAEQELVRKALVCLKPAHAQALLLRHAGLSYREIADVLGLAPGSVGTTLARAAEAFEKAYARLRMQEERREEHEGTREA
- the thiS gene encoding sulfur carrier protein ThiS, which translates into the protein MTSSAGQEPAVVRVNDNLELPWSPGMTVRDLLRQCRFTYSLITVTVNGQVIRREEYDTYPIPPGAEVRVIHLIAGG
- a CDS encoding ABC transporter ATP-binding protein; translation: MWVIETISLRKEYGRTVAVADLNLQVRQGEVFGFLGANGAGKTTTVKMLLGLVRPSAGQAFVLGRRPGDPTAMAHIGFLPEHFRFHPWLTAADFLDYHGRLYGMPAEERRRRIPALLERVGLAGWERTRLAKFSKGMLQRIGLAQALLNHPQVVFLDEPTSGLDPLGRREVRDLIRELRDAGVTVFLNSHMLGEVEAVCDRVGIIRQGELVRVGTLEELAGGTLQV
- a CDS encoding DUF4367 domain-containing protein; protein product: MKERERREPLDERRIMARLDVLNPRPAEEPDVSGAWQEMRRRLTNEPGGKYNSIVRRWRVNRGFTPSRWWMPALAGVMVIVLLGVLFSFASVRQAAADFLNIFRVQKITAIPISPEQWTAQEGKLENLAQMMEQGLLGEPTILREGGAPQRVVNAEEASDLAGFRVLVPSYVPNGSTLKEFSVSVGPAIRYEVERAKAQSALELLGVADVSLPEVEKLVIEADIPVVVLQEYRLPAEGGTETRFAVYQARNPTATVEPAVDLTVFGEAALRALGVPAEEARRLAGTIDWTSTLVIPVPTNLAEFREVSVNGTAGIMLTEAAQQAGEPMRSLLWQKDNVMYMIAGRLRGSELLHIAESLR